From Saccopteryx leptura isolate mSacLep1 chromosome 3, mSacLep1_pri_phased_curated, whole genome shotgun sequence, one genomic window encodes:
- the B3GALT6 gene encoding beta-1,3-galactosyltransferase 6 → MKLPRRAWRHRTALGLGGLALCGAALLYLARCTAEGPRPPPGRGPGPPLAEPARAAAFLAVLVASAPRAAERRSVVRGTWLGAARRGGPGDVWARFAVGTGGLGAEERRALEREQARHGDLLLLPALRDAYENLTAKVLAMLAWLDEHVAFEFVLKADDDSFARLDALLAELRARDPARRRRLYWGFFSGRGRVKPGGRWREAAWQLCDYYLPYALGGGYVLSADLVHYLHRSREYLRAWQSEDVSMGAWLAPVDVQREHDPRFDTEYKSRGCNNQYLVTHKQTLEDMLEKHQTLTRDGRLCKQEVQLRLSYVYDWSAPPSQCCQRKEGIP, encoded by the coding sequence ATGAAGCTGCCGCGGCGCGCGTGGCGGCACCGGACGGCGCTGGGCCTGGGCGGCCTGGCGCTGTGCGGCGCCGCACTGCTCTACCTGGCGCGCTGCACGGCTGAGGGCCCTCGCCCGCCTCCCGGCCGCGGCCCCGGGCCCCCGCTCGCCGAGCCCGCGCGCGCCGCCGCTTTCCTGGCCGTGCTGGTGGCCAGCGCGCCGCGGGCGGCCGAGCGGCGCAGCGTGGTCCGCGGCACGTGGCTGGGGGCGGCGCGGCGCGGCGGCCCCGGAGATGTGTGGGCGCGCTTCGCGGTGGGCACGGGCGGCCTGGGCGCCGAGGAGCGGCGCGCCCTGGAGCGCGAGCAGGCGCGGCACGGcgacctgctgctgctgcccgcgCTGCGCGACGCCTACGAGAACCTCACCGCCAAGGTGCTGGCCATGTTGGCCTGGCTCGACGAGCACGTGGCCTTCGAGTTCGTGCTCAAGGCGGACGACGACTCGTTCGCGCGGCTGGACGCGCTGCTGGCCGAGCTGCGCGCCCGCGACCCCGCGCGCCGCCGCCGCCTATACTGGGGCTTCTTCTCGGGTCGTGGCCGCGTCAAGCCTGGGGGCCGCTGGCGTGAGGCGGCCTGGCAGCTCTGCGACTACTACCTGCCCTACGCGCTGGGGGGCGGCTACGTGCTTTCTGCCGACCTGGTGCACTACCTGCACCGCAGCCGGGAGTACCTGCGCGCCTGGCAGAGCGAGGACGTGTCCATGGGCGCGTGGCTGGCGCCCGTGGACGTGCAGCGCGAACACGACCCACGCTTCGACACCGAGTACAAGTCCCGGGGCTGCAACAACCAGTACCTGGTGACGCACAAGCAGACCCTGGAGGACATGCTGGAGAAGCACCAGACGCTGACACGCGATGGCCGCCTGTGCAAGCAGGAGGTGCAGCTGCGCCTCTCCTACGTCTATGACTGGTCTGCACCGCCCTCGCAGTGTTGTCAGAGGAAGGAGGGCATCCCCTGA
- the TNFRSF4 gene encoding tumor necrosis factor receptor superfamily member 4 isoform X1, whose amino-acid sequence MNMCMCVHVLFPLHTPCGHLSWDCPGVRLRTPCAPRVVGWVIPAFPVPAEHGKTLNLDGLSPWDLHRQAQVLREQQYTQTPARKASDTCHAYTDTGHVTPRSGQTPHFYSHILQGKTPDSCITGETRMCVGAQRPRAPCSALLFLALVLGAAAQRKCLGHTYPRGSECCQECEPGHGMESRCTKDHGTVCHPCDQGFYNEDMNYEPCKPCTQCNQRSGSKIKQPCTREKDTVCSCQPGTQPQGGFKRGVDCAPCPPGHFSPGNNEACKPWTNCTLAGKRTLRAASNSSDAICEDRTVPATRPWETQSPSAWPSTNQPTTTWARTSQAPATPPTESLRGSMLAAVLGLGLGLGLLAPMAAVLVLLLHSRAWRPLTDAIKPPGGNSFRTPIQEEHSDVHSTLAKI is encoded by the exons ATgaatatgtgcatgtgtgtgcatgtgctctTCCCCCTTCACACACCATGTGGCCACCTGTCCTGGGACTGCCCAGGTGTACGTTTGAGGACACCATGTGCTCCCAGGGTGGTCGGCTGGGTCATTCCAGCCTTCCCTGTTCCAGCGGAGCACGGGAAGACCCTGAACCTTGATGGTTTGTCCCCTTGGGATCTCCACAGACAGGCCCAGGTGCTCAGGGAGCAGCAATACACACAAACCCCAGCACGCAAGGCCAGTGACACATGCCATGCATACACGGACACAGGCCACGTCACACCCAGGAGTGGACAGACACCTCA CTTTTATAGCCACATCCTGCAAGGAAAAACCCCAGACTCCTGTATCACTGGTGAGACGAGGATGTGTGTGGGTGCTCAGCGGCCCAGAGCGCCCTGTTCAGCCCTCCTGTTCCTGGCGCTGGTGCTGGGTGCCGCGGCCCAGCGCAAGTGCCTCGGGCACACTTACCCTAGGGGCAGCGAGTGCTGTCAGGAGTGTGAGCCAG GTCATGGGATGGAGAGCCGCTGCACTAAGGACCATGGCACTGTGTGCCACCCGTGTGACCAAGGCTTCTACAACGAGGACATGAATTACGAGCCCTGCAAGCCCTGCACTCAGTGCAACCAGA GAAGTGGGAGCAAAATCAAGCAGCCATGCACACGGGAGAAAGATACCGTCTGCAGCTGCCAGCCtggcacccagccccagggcggCTTCAAGCGAGGAGTTG ACTGTGCCCCGTGCCCACCAGGACACTTCTCTCCTGGCAACAATGAGGCCTGCAAACCCTGGACCAA ctGCACCCTGGCGGGAAAGCGCACCCTGCGGGCAGCCAGCAACAGCTCCGATGCCATTTGCGAGGACAGGACCGTGCCTGCCACCCGGCCCTGGGAGACCCAGAGTCCCTCAGCCTGGCCCTCTACCAACCAGCCCACAACCACCTGGGCTAGGACCTCACAAGCGCCTGCGACACCCCCCACAGAGTCCCTCAGGG GCTCCATGCTGGCTGCTgtcctgggcctggggctgggcctgggcctgctgGCCCCAATGGCTGCTGTGCTGGTTCTGCTCCTGCACTCCAGGGCTTGGAGGCCGCTGACCGATGCCATCAAGCCCCCTG GAGGAAACAGCTTCCGGACCCCCATCCAAGAGGAGCACTCAGATGTCCACTCCACCCTGGCCAAGATCTGA
- the SDF4 gene encoding 45 kDa calcium-binding protein isoform X1, giving the protein MNKDMYMWLCMHVCLVIHKQLLATLEGHPVVWTQRAMASRQALCCGLASFCLWLLGVTLLMDVSARPANHSSARDRAGHREDNEILPPDHLNGVKLEMDGHLNKDFHQEVFLGKDTDGFEEDAEPRKSRRKLMVIFSKVDVNADRRISAKEMQRWIVEKTAEHFQEAVDESRAHFRAVDPDGDGHVSWDEYKVKFLASKGHDEREVAEKIKNNQELKVDEETQEVLENLKDRWYQADNPPSDLLLTEDEFLSFLHPEHSRGMLKFMVKEIVRDLDQDGDKLLSLHEFISLPVGTVENQRGQDIDDSWVRDRKKEFEELIDVNHDGIVTMAELEEYMDPMNEYNALNEAKQMIAIADENQNQHLEPEEVLKYSEFFTGSKLMDYARNVHEEF; this is encoded by the exons ATGAACAAGGACATGTATATGTggctgtgtatgcatgtgtgtctgGTTATACACAagcag CTCCTGGCCACCCTTGAAGGCCATCCTGTGGTCTGGACCCAAAGGGCCATGGCGTCCAGGCAGGCTCTCTGCTGTGgcctggcttctttctgcctctggcTCCTGGGTGTCACCCTTCTGATGGACGTGTCCGCCCGGCCTGCCAACCACTCTTCTGCCCGAGACAGAGCAGGCCACAGGGAGGACAATGAGATCCTGCCCCCAGACCACCTGAATGGAGTGAAGCTGGAGATGGATGGGCACCTCAACAAGGACTTCCACCAGGAGGTCTTCCTGGGGAAGGACACGGATGGGTTCGAGGAAGATGCGGAGCCTCGGAAGAGCCGGAGGAAGCTGATGGTCATTTTCTCCAA GGTGGATGTGAATGCCGACAGGAGAATCAGTGCCAAGGAGATGCAGCGCTGGATTGTGGAGAAGACGGCTGAGCACTTCCAGGAGGCCGTGGATGAGAGCAGGGCGCACTTCCGTGCAGTGGACCCTGATGGCGACG GCCACGTGTCGTGGGATGAGTACAAGGTGAAGTTCTTGGCGAGCAAAGGCCACGACGAGAGGGAAGTTGCTGAGAAGATCAAGAACAACCAGGAGCTGAAAGTGGACGAGGAGA CACAGGAAGTTCTGGAGAACCTCAAAGACCGCTGGTACCAGGCGGACAACCCCCCCTCGGACCTGCTGCTGACCGAAGACGAGTTCCTGTCCTTCCTGCACCCTGAGCACAGCCGCGGCATGCTCAAGTTCATGGTCAAGGAGATCGTCCGGGATCTGG ACCAAGACGGTGACAAGCTGCTCTCTCTGCATGAGTTTATCTCTCTGCCTGTGGGCACTGTGGAGAATCAACGAGGCCAGGACATCGACGACAGCTgggtgagagacaggaagaaggagTTTGAGGAGCTGATCGACGTCAACCACGACGGGATCGTGACCATGGCGGAGCTGGAG GAGTACATGGACCCCATGAACGAGTACAATGCCCTCAACGAGGCCAAGCAGATGATCGCCATCGCGGATGAGAACCAGAACCAGCACCTGGAGCCCGAGGAGGTGCTCAAGTACAGTGAGTTCTTCACGGGCAGCAAGCTCATGGACTATGCCCGCAACGTGCACGAGGAGTTCTGA
- the SDF4 gene encoding 45 kDa calcium-binding protein isoform X2 produces the protein MASRQALCCGLASFCLWLLGVTLLMDVSARPANHSSARDRAGHREDNEILPPDHLNGVKLEMDGHLNKDFHQEVFLGKDTDGFEEDAEPRKSRRKLMVIFSKVDVNADRRISAKEMQRWIVEKTAEHFQEAVDESRAHFRAVDPDGDGHVSWDEYKVKFLASKGHDEREVAEKIKNNQELKVDEETQEVLENLKDRWYQADNPPSDLLLTEDEFLSFLHPEHSRGMLKFMVKEIVRDLDQDGDKLLSLHEFISLPVGTVENQRGQDIDDSWVRDRKKEFEELIDVNHDGIVTMAELEEYMDPMNEYNALNEAKQMIAIADENQNQHLEPEEVLKYSEFFTGSKLMDYARNVHEEF, from the exons ATGGCGTCCAGGCAGGCTCTCTGCTGTGgcctggcttctttctgcctctggcTCCTGGGTGTCACCCTTCTGATGGACGTGTCCGCCCGGCCTGCCAACCACTCTTCTGCCCGAGACAGAGCAGGCCACAGGGAGGACAATGAGATCCTGCCCCCAGACCACCTGAATGGAGTGAAGCTGGAGATGGATGGGCACCTCAACAAGGACTTCCACCAGGAGGTCTTCCTGGGGAAGGACACGGATGGGTTCGAGGAAGATGCGGAGCCTCGGAAGAGCCGGAGGAAGCTGATGGTCATTTTCTCCAA GGTGGATGTGAATGCCGACAGGAGAATCAGTGCCAAGGAGATGCAGCGCTGGATTGTGGAGAAGACGGCTGAGCACTTCCAGGAGGCCGTGGATGAGAGCAGGGCGCACTTCCGTGCAGTGGACCCTGATGGCGACG GCCACGTGTCGTGGGATGAGTACAAGGTGAAGTTCTTGGCGAGCAAAGGCCACGACGAGAGGGAAGTTGCTGAGAAGATCAAGAACAACCAGGAGCTGAAAGTGGACGAGGAGA CACAGGAAGTTCTGGAGAACCTCAAAGACCGCTGGTACCAGGCGGACAACCCCCCCTCGGACCTGCTGCTGACCGAAGACGAGTTCCTGTCCTTCCTGCACCCTGAGCACAGCCGCGGCATGCTCAAGTTCATGGTCAAGGAGATCGTCCGGGATCTGG ACCAAGACGGTGACAAGCTGCTCTCTCTGCATGAGTTTATCTCTCTGCCTGTGGGCACTGTGGAGAATCAACGAGGCCAGGACATCGACGACAGCTgggtgagagacaggaagaaggagTTTGAGGAGCTGATCGACGTCAACCACGACGGGATCGTGACCATGGCGGAGCTGGAG GAGTACATGGACCCCATGAACGAGTACAATGCCCTCAACGAGGCCAAGCAGATGATCGCCATCGCGGATGAGAACCAGAACCAGCACCTGGAGCCCGAGGAGGTGCTCAAGTACAGTGAGTTCTTCACGGGCAGCAAGCTCATGGACTATGCCCGCAACGTGCACGAGGAGTTCTGA
- the TTLL10 gene encoding inactive polyglycylase TTLL10 gives MRFTRAVRSPHQGAVSCWSLYLTRRHHGQTDSPCRGGLTQDRQNAETALLLRGTRFHNRHGDRSQPQAETQIRDPRRRPSPSRRGRTPRQIRGLRPRAARRSRRGVGAASSQRCPHLSVPTAVAYGHTCFIHNQQELHPWAPVGTKRGKRSRTTGVWRSHPRRPDLLGGAVTTMTQTTLLERHRLGEEKQLPSTGCGPFFYIGGTNGASIISSYCKSKGWQRIQDSQRGDYRLKWCEVKCRDSYSHFREGEQLLYQLPNNKLLTTKIGLLSALREYARVINKTSRTLQCAQAESGKDPTPILEELTWANPRGLRPQRILKMEEFFPETYRLDVREEREAFFTLFDETQTWICKPTASNQGKGIFLLQSQDEVSALQTKIQSMEDDPNYSKMPCRTPQARVVQRYIQNPLLLDGKKFDVRSYLLIACAMPYMVFFGHGYARLTLGLYDPHSENLSGHLTNQYMQKKNPLYMLLKEDTVWSMEQLNCYINDKFRKTKGLPRDWVYTTFTKRMQQIMTHCFLAVKSKLECKLGYFDLIGCDFLIDDNFKVWLLEMNSNPALHTNCEVLKEVIPGVVMETLDLALETFQKSLRGQKMLPLLSQHRFVLLYNGETDVWPRLPSSCKVPRPLLFSQARPGPPRPRLAQRRSQARARPGSPTPRRNVPGPPHPAPTAPREASPRPEAPSGSERTAGTRRGSPPQDRPRGTARSAEASTTAAPNAGHQRPLDL, from the exons GTTCACGAGGGCCGTCCGTTCACCACACCAAGGTGCTGTTTCCTGCTGGTCTTTATACCTGACCAG GCGGCACCACGGCCAGACAGACAGTCCCTGCAGGGGCGGCCTCACCCAGGACAGACAGAATGCAGAGACTGCCCTGCTCCTGAGGGGTACCAGATTCCACAATCGCCATGGAGACAGGAGCCAGCCACAAGCAGAAACCCAAATCCGAGACCCCAGGAGGCGTCCTTCCCCCAGCAGGAGGGGCCGGACCCCACGCCAGATCCGGGGTTTAAGACCACGGGCTGCAAGAAGGTCCCGGAGAGGGGTAGGGGCAGCATCTTCCCAGCGGTGCCCCCACCTCAGTGTCCCCACTGCTGTGGCCTATGGCCACACCTGCTTCATCCACAACCAGCAGGAACTGCACCCCTGGGCCCCGgttggcaccaagagaggcaagcGGTCAAGGACCACAGGGGTCTGGCGGAGCCACCCCCGGCGGCCAG ACCTCCTGGGGGGTGCTGTCACTACCATGACCCAGACCACCCTCCTGGAAAGGCACCGGCTGGGAGAGGAAAAGCAACTGCCCAGCACGGGATGTGGCCCCTTCTTCTACATTGGTGGCACCAATGGGGCCTCAAT AATCAGCTCCTACTGCAAGAGCAAGGGCTGGCAGCGCATCCAGGACAGCCAGCGAGGGGATTACAGGCTCAAGTGGTGCGAAGTCAAGTGTCGGGACAGTTACAGCCACTTCCGGGAAG GTGAGCAGCTGCTATACCAGCTCCCTAACAACAAACTGCTCACCACCAAGATCGGGCTGCTCAGCGCTCTCAGGGAGTACGCAAGGGTCATCAACAAGACCAGCAGGACACTGCAGTGCGCCCAGGCTGA ATCTGGAAAGGACCCAACACCCATCCTTGAGGAGCTCACATGGGCCAACCCAAGAGGTCTCAGGCCACAGAG GATACTGAAAATGGAAGAATTTTTCCCAGAGACCTACCGTCTGGAtgtcagggaggagagagaggcattcTTCACCCTCTTTGATG AAACCCAGACGTGGATCTGTAAGCCCACCGCTTCCAACCAGGGCAAAGGCATCTTTCTGCTCCAGAGCCAGGATGAAGTCTCTGCCCTCCAGACCAAGATCCAGAGCATGGAGGACGACCCGAACTACAGCAAAATGCCATGCCGGACGCCCCAGGCTCGGGTTGTGCAGAG GTACATTCAGAACCCGCTGCTGCTGGACGGGAAGAAGTTTGACGTGCGGTCCTACCTGCTCATTGCCTGTGCCATGCCGTACATGGTCTTCTTTGGCCATGGCTATGCTCGCCTCACCCTTGGCCTTTACGATCCCCATTCTGAAAATCTCAGTGGCCACTTGACCAACCAG TACATGCAGAAGAAGAACCCCCTGTACATGCTCCTGAAGGAAGATACAGTATGGAGCATGGAGCAGCTCAACTGCTACATCAACGACAAATTCAGGAAGACCAAAGGCCTTCCCAGAGATTGGGTCTACACCACCTTCACG aAGCGAATGCAGCAGATCATGACCCACTGCTTCCTGGCTGTCAAGTCCAAGCTCGAGTGCAAGCTGGGCTACTTTGACCTCATCGGCTGTGATTTCTTGATCGATGACAATTTCAAG GTGTGGCTGCTAGAGATGAACTCCAACCCTGCCCTGCACACCAACTGTGAAGTCCTGAAGGAGGTGATTCCCGGCGTGGTCATGGAGACCCTGG ACTTGGCGCTGGAGACCTTCCAGAAGAGCTTGCGTGGCCAAAAGATGCTGCCGCTGCTATCGCAGCACCGCTTCGTGCTTTTGTACAACGGCGAGACCGACGTGTGGCCTCGCCTGCCCAGCTCCTGCAAAGTTCCCCGCCCGCTGTTGTTTTCTCAGGCGAGGCCCGGTCCTCCACGCCCCCGACTCGCGCAGCGGAGAAGCCAGGCGCGCGCACGCCCGGGCAGCCCGACTCCGCGCAGGAACGTCCCCGGCCCCCCACACCCGGCCCCGACGGCGCCCAGGGAGGCGAGCCCGAGGCCCGAGGCACCCAGCGGCAGCGAGCGGACGGCAGGGACCCGGCGCGGGAGCCCTCCTCAGGACCGGCCGAGGGGAACCGCGAGGAGCGCAGAAGCGAGTACCACCGCGGCTCCTAACGCGGGCCACCAGCGCCCTCTGGACCTATAA
- the TNFRSF4 gene encoding tumor necrosis factor receptor superfamily member 4 isoform X2 — MCVGAQRPRAPCSALLFLALVLGAAAQRKCLGHTYPRGSECCQECEPGHGMESRCTKDHGTVCHPCDQGFYNEDMNYEPCKPCTQCNQRSGSKIKQPCTREKDTVCSCQPGTQPQGGFKRGVDCAPCPPGHFSPGNNEACKPWTNCTLAGKRTLRAASNSSDAICEDRTVPATRPWETQSPSAWPSTNQPTTTWARTSQAPATPPTESLRGSMLAAVLGLGLGLGLLAPMAAVLVLLLHSRAWRPLTDAIKPPGGNSFRTPIQEEHSDVHSTLAKI; from the exons ATGTGTGTGGGTGCTCAGCGGCCCAGAGCGCCCTGTTCAGCCCTCCTGTTCCTGGCGCTGGTGCTGGGTGCCGCGGCCCAGCGCAAGTGCCTCGGGCACACTTACCCTAGGGGCAGCGAGTGCTGTCAGGAGTGTGAGCCAG GTCATGGGATGGAGAGCCGCTGCACTAAGGACCATGGCACTGTGTGCCACCCGTGTGACCAAGGCTTCTACAACGAGGACATGAATTACGAGCCCTGCAAGCCCTGCACTCAGTGCAACCAGA GAAGTGGGAGCAAAATCAAGCAGCCATGCACACGGGAGAAAGATACCGTCTGCAGCTGCCAGCCtggcacccagccccagggcggCTTCAAGCGAGGAGTTG ACTGTGCCCCGTGCCCACCAGGACACTTCTCTCCTGGCAACAATGAGGCCTGCAAACCCTGGACCAA ctGCACCCTGGCGGGAAAGCGCACCCTGCGGGCAGCCAGCAACAGCTCCGATGCCATTTGCGAGGACAGGACCGTGCCTGCCACCCGGCCCTGGGAGACCCAGAGTCCCTCAGCCTGGCCCTCTACCAACCAGCCCACAACCACCTGGGCTAGGACCTCACAAGCGCCTGCGACACCCCCCACAGAGTCCCTCAGGG GCTCCATGCTGGCTGCTgtcctgggcctggggctgggcctgggcctgctgGCCCCAATGGCTGCTGTGCTGGTTCTGCTCCTGCACTCCAGGGCTTGGAGGCCGCTGACCGATGCCATCAAGCCCCCTG GAGGAAACAGCTTCCGGACCCCCATCCAAGAGGAGCACTCAGATGTCCACTCCACCCTGGCCAAGATCTGA
- the TNFRSF18 gene encoding tumor necrosis factor receptor superfamily member 18: MGAMRARGAPAVLWGIALLCALGVGQSSPGGQSCGPGRLLRGTGTNARCCGSCDSAEACPEGICTCVQPEFHCGDPQCETCKHHPCPPGQEVRAHGKIKYGFECVDCAAGTFSGGSEGRCKPWADCSQPGFLTMFPGNKTHDAVCGQVLPPVELHCPLTVILIVVACILVLIVAQLGLHIWQLRRQRVWPPETQLFLEAPPPLPRQQPQPPPLPPSADDACSCQFPEEEWGEQLSEDKGQLGKLWV; encoded by the exons ATGGGTGCCATGCGAGCGAGGGGTGCGCCGGCGGTCCTGTGGGGCATCGCGCTGCTCTGCGCACTTGGCGTGGGCCAGAGCTCCCCCGGGGGCCAGAGCTGCGGCCCCGGGCGCCTTCTGCGTGGCACCGGGACGAACGCGCGCTGCTGCGGCTCCTGTGACTCGG CTGAGGCCTGTCCTGAGGGGATCTGCACGTGTGTTCAGCCCGAGTTTCACTGTGGAGACCCACAGTGTGAGACCTGCAAACACCACCCCTGCCCGCCTGGCCAGGAGGTGAGGGCTCATG GGAAAATCAAATATGGCTTCGAGTGTGTCGACTGTGCCGCAGGGACCTTCTCTGGGGGCAGCGAGGGCCGCTGTAAACCTTGGGCAGA CTGCTCCCAGCCTGGGTTTCTCACCATGTTCCCTGGGAACAAGACGCACGACGCCGTATGCGGCCAGGTGCTGCCACCTGTTGAACTGCACTGCCCGCTGACGGTCATCCTCATCGTGGTTGCCTGCATCCTGGTCCTGATTGTGGCCCAGCTTGGACTGCACATCTGGCAGCTGAGGAGGCAGCGAGTGTGGCCCCCAG AGACCCAGCTGTTCCTGGAGGCGCCTCCGCCGCTGCCACGACAGCAGCCACAGCCGCCGCCACTGCCACCGTCGGCCGATGATGCCTGCAGCTGCCAGTTTCCTGAGGAAGAGTGGGGGGAGCAGCTGTCGGAGGACAAGGGCCAGCTGGGGAAACTGTGGGTGTGA